The Strix uralensis isolate ZFMK-TIS-50842 unplaced genomic scaffold, bStrUra1 scaffold_508, whole genome shotgun sequence genome has a segment encoding these proteins:
- the LOC141939025 gene encoding eukaryotic translation initiation factor 3 subunit C-like has protein sequence MSRFFTTGSDSESESSVSGDELVAKPVGGNYSKPILLSEDEEDTKRVVRSAKDKRFEELTNLIKTIRNAMKIRDVTKCLEEFELLGRAYAKAKCVVDKEGVPRFYVRILADLEDYLNELWEDKEGKKKMNKNNAKALSSLRQKLRKHNRDFEREISGYRQNPELSDEDEEKKSRESGGSSSSSPSPSSDEDDAAFLKRKEPGATPVGGA, from the exons ATGTCGCGTTTCTTCACCACCGGCTCTGACAGCGAATCCGAATCGTCCGTTTCGGGCGACGAATTAGTGGCCAAACCCGTGGGGGGCAACTACAGCAA ACCCATTTTGCTGAGCGAGGACGAGGAGGACACCAAACGCGTCGTGCGGAGCGCGAAGGATAAACG ATTCGAGGAATTGACGAATTTGATCAAAACGATCCGAAACGCGATGAAAATCCGGGACGTGACCAAGTGCCTGGAGGAGTTCGAGCTGCTGGGCCGGGCCTACGCCAAGGCCAAGTGCGTGGTGGACAAGGAGGGGGTGCCCCGGTTCTACGTGAGGATCCTGGCGGACCTGGAGGATTATCTGAACGAG CTGTGGGAGGacaaggaggggaagaagaagatGAACAAGAACAACGCGAAGGCGCTGAGCTCCCTGCGCCAGAAACTGCGGAAACACAACCGGGACTTCGAGAGGGAGATCAGCGGGTACCGGCAG AACCCGGAACTGTCGGACGaggacgaggagaagaagagtCGGGAGTCGGGGG gctcctcctcctcctccccctccccctcctcgGACGAGGACGACGCCGCGttcctgaagaggaaggagccgGGGGCGACGCCCGTGGGCGGGGCCTGA